In a single window of the Palaemon carinicauda isolate YSFRI2023 chromosome 10, ASM3689809v2, whole genome shotgun sequence genome:
- the ND-13A gene encoding NADH dehydrogenase [ubiquinone] iron-sulfur protein 6, mitochondrial, producing the protein MAAVRLSKLSCRSLQSLPAAFSTRCRSLQTSPVTLDDRPTHTGQAYDPDDIRNARFTLTPRQTNERWAIDLIKEVPPKGVDTRVVACDGGPGALGHPRVYINLDQPGNHSCIYCGLRFYKESSH; encoded by the exons ATGGCTGCTGTAAGATTGTCCAAATTATCTTGCCGAAGTCTGCAGTCTCTACCTGCGGCCTTTTCTACTCGTTGTAGAAGTTTGCAGACTTCTCCTGTGACCTTAGATGACCGCCCAACTCATACCGGTCAG GCATATGACCCAGACGATATCAGGAATGCGAGATTTACACTAACCCCAAGACAAACAAATGAACGGTGGGCAATAGACTTGATTAAAGAAGTCCCTCCTAAGGGTGTAGATACTCGTGTCGTCGCTTGCGATGGTGGGCCTGGTGCACTTGGTCATCCACGAGTTTACATCAATTTG GATCAACCCGGCAATCATAGCTGCATTTATTGTGGATTAAGATTTTACAAAGAGAGCTCTCACTAA